TAACCATTGTGAAGAAGAGATCTGCCTCTGATCTTCCGCCTTTAATATGATGATCTCTAAGTTCTAATTTCTAAACTAAAAGATTGAACTGTGAATAATTCAAGAATTAGTGGTTTGTCCTATTAGCGGGTGATTCAATTGTAGCATAGTTTAATTAAGATGCTTAATTATTCTAATTAATGGGTTTCAATATTTGCTTAAGAAAtatattgtattcaaaacatgatGGGCTTGTTTATTATTTTCCACCGGGGATTAACGCAACCCGGATTGGCTCTGTCCTTGTGCAGCTCGTCTGAGCTCTAAAGGAATGTGGTTAAGCCGGTGGGCTAAAGATATGCCAATCCATTCGAAAACCTCTTTAATCCTTTTTCTGGCccaaacaaatcaattttcatgttTATCCTGCATGCCTTATGATATAAAATCAAAGAAACATCTTGCAATTGACAAGCTATGATATATTGTTGATACAAAAAACGTCATATTGTACATGATGAATTCTTTATTCTGGTTGAGGCATTCTCTCTATCTAGACGAAGAATTGGTAAGAAgtttcaatgatttgaatgaaaaAAGTGTACCCCCCACCATTCAAATGGGACAAGAAGAGGGAAATGAGTATTAGGCTAAAAAGATTAATTAGTTTATGCATATATCTTGCTTCTTCTAGAGCCCCTCCAACCAAAATCTAATCAAATGGGACAATATATGAGGAAGAAGAATATTGGCCCTAAAAGATTAGATTGTTTGTCCTTGTTTTGGAGGCCTCCACCCTAAACCCAATCCTACCAACCAACCAACAAAGCATATTTCATTGTCTTGTTTTTAATCATTCACTCATTTTTGGTTGCTCCAGATCTTGTTTTCTCATATTATATTGCACCCCATCAACTTAGGTAGCTTCATATTCCTTTCTCTTCACCATTAACAACCCATAATAATATCTCTTAACACAGATTACAGAACAATTGCGTAATTTAAAATAGAATGTGGAAGAAAGACATGGTATGTTCCCAAATTCGTCTGTTTATGGGTAGAGGATTGATGATTATTTAGATTGATATTTTCCCCATAtcatatttgtatatattaaatgtATGTCTGAGGAAATACAGTACATTTGGAGTGCAGTCGTAAAAGGTTTATGCCGTTTATTTGTAGGACAAGGGGGCAACTCCATTTCAATAGCAGAAATCCCTCATTACTTGGATGCTGGGACCTTAGTGGGAAGCTTCGCATGGGTGCTCTGAAAGCTTCACGgaccatcatatatttttctctctctctctctttcctatattttttcttttaaaaaaaatgaaaaaagaaataaatattaattttttttttttttgacatttgttttatatctcatagattgaatctaatgagatttggaatgaaatatggagGAACAAATGGGTTCTGGTGAAGCATGACCCTTAAGACATAAGCACTTCTCTCTTCCAATCCCGTAATGAGAGGCAAGGACATGCCTTGCTTCTGGCAACCATAatatccttttttttattttattaaaatgaaaTATTATGATAAAATTTCATATGTAATAATTCGAAAAGTTTCATACTGGATCTACAGTCCACACTTACAATTTAGCCCGAGTGATTATGATGGTTTGGACTTCATAAAGAACTTAATGATGGATTAAATAAACAACTGGTAGACGTTTTCACTTCTCAGGGGCAAATTTAGGGCAATAGTCCAATATGGACCAATATATGTATATAATAAAATCTACTCTGCAGTGGTCCTAAATCCTAAGCCCAGCCCACAAAGTTAGTGTCAGATAATATTAATGAGAGCTCCAACACATAACGAATGGCTTCAGTGCCACTTAATTTATTCAAAATTCCAACTTAAACCTCCAATTAAGGCTCTATCCATACTATTGGAAAAGAGAGAAATTTGGCTTTATAAAAAGGTgcctttattttttaaattaattataattatatttttattatttaaattaattttaatatttttataaatttaaaatttttaatcctacttatatttaactttaattaaatataaaattttataagaataattaattaaaataaaaaattaataaataaaaaataaaaaatataattaatttataataaatcataataaaatatttaaaaaaatttgcaaaaaatgcATGGAAAAACATGAAATTTCAACGTTATATGACAACTCACAATTGAAAGTTGTTCAACTTATGAATGTTGGTTAATTTTAAAGTggtttaattgaaattttgacgAGCATTTTCCTATCTTTGCCAATATAGTTTTATATAattgttaaagaaaattaaattatgagtatAAAGAACATACAACGCAAGTTTTGAAAAACATTAGTAATTTTGAATTGACTTTGTGATGATATTCTCTCCATCTTCTTTTAttgtttttttaaattattttacttaaaattatttatcaagattaaaaagtattaattaattttttttttaaatttactcttattgttaaaaaaattaaaaaatattaattaattttttttttaaatttactcttattattaaattcaataattatttcTATAATTCTTTAAAACTCATCTTTCATTATTAATCATCATGAAAAACTTAAACAACAAATAACACTAAAGAAAAAGAGAGTGATTTTGCAGAAAAAAGCACATGGtacattattttttatatttatatatgtttcACATTTTTATAAGAGTCTTtcatatatgtttttttttttaatatgaaatgtattatattttaaaaaattattcaatATATTTAGTGAATGTGATTTATCACTTGCAAGATCTACctctttattttataataattcgtTTTTATATAAGTGAAAGGACTGTGAAATTTACCCAAAGAATAAATACTATTGTGTCAAACGCATTAAGGATAGAGCGTGAAAATTTAAgactaattattatatttattaagaatattaaaaaatatattttttttatataaatataaattattataaaatcttttaaaagataatatttatttattagatgcatttaataattttttttaaaataaaaaaaagtaattgGAGAAGTAATAGAGTATGTTGACGTGGAGTGCCACGTAAGAGTATAGGTACAGAAGCGTTGACCATTAAGATTGAGTTGCACGTGTTAACATGCTGGCGGACGAGGACGTCATCTTTTTGCCACAATTGCATAGAAAAAGGCCACGGCTTTGTCAGACCTTCAAGTGCATTTCACATGCATGCATTTTACCCCAAACTCTCTCTTTTGGgtaattatgtaattaattacttaaattttgtaataaaataaatattaagttataaatgaataataataaattaattaattaataataatttttaataataaaatataaataaattaaataaaataatataaataacgattccctcttttatatatatatatatatatatatatatatatttttttttttttttttttgatggaCCGACAAATAAAATTCACTTTAGAAATGCTTACCTCTATAGCGCTTCGCAATTCTTATTGAAAAAAGAAATTCAGGCATAAAATAtcgtgaaaaagaaaagaaaaatctgcTGCCGAGTTATCTTTCAAGCATACAATCATATACAGGCATGGATTAAATTCACACTTTCCATCTGGATTCCTCCTCTTTAAGAACAATAAAACATTAAATTCTTTAGAATTATAtttgatttaataaatttattaattggtaataaaatttaaattaataattatcaattttttttcatATGCTTTGTCTATGAATTTGAACGTTTTAATTTGGTATCATAACCTCTCTAATAAAAAAAAAGCCgagagtttatatatatatatacacaagtTGAAGATATTTAGTGATCTGTGACATGCTGAAATAGATAGTGTTGTTCCGTTTGTCTTGTTGGTTTAAGTTGTGCATTCCATAGGCGTAGGGTAGCCATGGAGTAGGTGAtgattttttctctgattttcagGATAAAAGTGTATCAAATTGACCTGGAAACGATGGCATTCTCATGTAATTGCCAACCAAGAGGAACCAATtgggtggtttttttttttttttttctagatttTTCAAAGATAATTTGCACACTCTGTCAATCCACTAACATTTAtgatcataattattttttaattatttttttttgggtttttCAGGCTcaacccttttcttttcttttcctctttAAAATGTAATAGCATTTTGTTTCTATAATACACACCACTTTAATACTTTAATATCACCAGATTTTTCAATTTCTGTAGTTTCAAATACGCGATTTTGATTGCCATGAAATCATCAAGCAGGCTGGTGGCTTTCTTCCAACCATTTTTTGCTCATCTACGTACGTCACTGCAAGATTTCTCCCCAATAATAGAAGACgtaataattgattaaaatattCACCTACAAACTTTGAACAGTTGGGCTTCTCTGTTCTGAAGATTGCAATTATTGGCAGCAAATAAAAACAAGGATTTCATGGGTGGCCTGATTAATTAAAGATTAATTTGAAATACAGATAATAACAATGGCAAATGCATAAATAATTAAGCTTTTTACAGTCCCACAGAGCTAACATTGACATTATGGGACCATTAATATGAGTTAATTAATTATGCATCTTCATAATGTTGAATATTTTGATGTGGAGGCTCCTGCAGGTTGGCCTTTCCCACGGGAAGGTAACTTCCTCTGGATATTGCCACGGGGAATCCGATCCCAGATGATGATGACCTATTAGCCTGGGCTCTCTCCAGTGACTGCACTTGGGTCTTCAAGAATTTCACGTAGTGAATTGCCTCATCTAGCATGGATGCAGTGTCCATTTTGGTACCTCCAGGTACTAGTCTTTGAAGTATCCTTATTCTCTCGCTTATCCTTTCCCTTCTATGGCGTGCAGCCACACTTTGAGGATCTTTCGAAATCTTCACGTTTCTACGCTTTGGTGGCTTCACAGATTCTGGGTCTATGTGGATTGGTTGCATGGCTGCAATTCGAAAGATCATCTCCCTCATTGCAGCCAATGAACTCTTCTTCTGGGATGGTGTAGAATAAGCATTTGGACCTGGGAATTCTCCAATGCCTCTCCATCTCGATGTGGGTGGATTTGATAGGAAAGCAGCTGGGGGAGATTCCTGTTGAATTGGGGTGTTATTACtagtaaatgttgtattagatggCATGGCCATAAAAGAAGGCGAGCTACCAATATGCGGGTTATCGATAAAATGAGGGATCGCATTAGAAGCAACACTGTTGGTGCTTGTACTTGCACCAGGAAACTCAGTTGGCGGGGCTAAATCAGCAATATCATTATAGGCACCGTAGAACTCGGGGAGTTtgtccatcatcatcatcatctccaTCTGATCTTCTGTTGCAGACTTTAACTGGTCAATTTCCATGGCttattcactttctttccttaaagagagagagaagaagtatTTAAAGGATGAGAGAGAGAAGTGAAATGACTGGAATTAGACAGGGATGGGGAAGAAAAGATGAAGGAGAAGAGCGAGTAAACTAGGAGTTTTATCAGAATTTTGCAGTGAAAGGTAAGGGTATGGAGAGTACTGGAGACAAGAAGTACTAgtggaagtgaaaagaaaaaataatataattaaaaataaagaaaagaaagtgatatCGGGAACAGACAATAGTGTGAAAGAGTGTATATATACATAGAAGCAAGTGGCaaagaaaaatattataatatattggAGAGTATGAGTGCGCTTTGCACTTTTGTTATCACAAAGTTGGTGAGCTTTTGTTTCTTTCTCTTTCACCATCTCTATGAATACGATTATGAAACAATCTCTCTGCCCCAAAGCTTAGGGATAATTTGTTCAAATTTTGTATTATCATAAAGCAGATTGCTACCTGAAAAAAGCatcatatataatatttaatgcgTGCTGCTGCCTCATTTTGATCTGTACAA
This is a stretch of genomic DNA from Hevea brasiliensis isolate MT/VB/25A 57/8 chromosome 12, ASM3005281v1, whole genome shotgun sequence. It encodes these proteins:
- the LOC110643640 gene encoding transcription factor HEC1-like; the encoded protein is MEIDQLKSATEDQMEMMMMMDKLPEFYGAYNDIADLAPPTEFPGASTSTNSVASNAIPHFIDNPHIGSSPSFMAMPSNTTFTSNNTPIQQESPPAAFLSNPPTSRWRGIGEFPGPNAYSTPSQKKSSLAAMREMIFRIAAMQPIHIDPESVKPPKRRNVKISKDPQSVAARHRRERISERIRILQRLVPGGTKMDTASMLDEAIHYVKFLKTQVQSLERAQANRSSSSGIGFPVAISRGSYLPVGKANLQEPPHQNIQHYEDA